The Desulfovulcanus ferrireducens genomic sequence TGTATTCAGAAAGGTTTATCTCCCAGTTGGGGAAGAGATAGTAGTTTTTATCATAGGTGATGGCCCAGGCCGTTTCCTGTTTAGGGCTTGTAAATGGCTCTCTGGTTTTGAGATCATCTGAAAATGTGCGCGAAATACACAGGGGCCAAAGTCCTTTGAGAACTATGCCCAGTGGCAGAGGGCTATGCTCCGGAAGAGCCAAAAAACTGTCTCTCTCAAGTTCAGGGCTGACAATCGCGCCGGCAAAGCCCACTTGTTTTAGGGTGAGTATAGTCAGGCTATTACTGGTGTTACAAAAAGGTCCTGCCCATAAGTTGAGTTTCTTGTTCTTCGGGAACAAGCCCATTTGCCAGATGGCATTTAAAATAAAATTTCTGGCTCTTTTTTTTACCAGATGCTCAATGAGTTTCTGCCAGGCCTTTTCTTCACCGGGCCAGATAACCGGAGGCAGGACAAACCACTTGTTTGTTATGGCCTTGAATTGCACGCCTTTTTTAAAATCCAGGCTTAGCCAGTAGCCAAGAGGGGCTTTACTTGTGGTCCTAACTGGTTGGCGAAAGATATTCAGGTCCAGAGAAGCTGTCGCATGCTTGCTCTTCGACTTTTTGGGCTGAGGGATATGAGGCTTAAAGTTAGAAGAAAGTACTTTGATTCCCTGTTTCTCCGTTTCCAAGCTTCCAAGTTTCTCCTTCAGGGCTTTGATTTTAGACGTTAGTTCTGGCTCCTGACGGTCTATAAGAAAGATAGGGGTGTTTTTTGTTACTTTTTTTGAAAGGTGAAATTTTCCTCTTTTAGGTATTCTTTTTCTAATTTTGACCAAGTGATGCCCTTTTTCATCTTCAAAACCAACTCGCAGAAGATCGCCGGGAATAAGTTCTTCTCTGGGCGTAAAAAAAGGTTTTTCTGCCGGGCCCTGGACCTTGCCAATAAATTTTCCTGATCCACTCTGGTTTTTCGGGGCTATTGGGTTATATGGGCGCTGGGGTAGAAAATAATAATGGGTTCTGTTTCTGCCCAAGGCTTGATCAAGGAGTTCCAGGGCCATTTTTTTCATCTGTGCATCTTTATGGTCGCGCAAAATCTGATAGGCACGCACAGTATAATAGACATAATGGGGACCTTTCTTGCGACCCTCGATTTTCCAGGACTTGATACGCGGTATGGACAATAGTGGTTTGGTCAGGACATCCAGGCTTAAATCCAGGCAGGAAAAGAATCTTTGTCTTATCCCCTTGTAGGTGTATAATCGACGGCAAGGCTGTACGCACCTGCCCCTTAGCCCGCTTTTCCCTCCTAAAAAGCTACTCCAATAACACCGGCCGGAAACAGCGTAACAGAGCGCACCATGAACAAAGATTTCCAGGTCTATGGGCGAGTCAGAAGCCAAAGCTTTAATTTCATCAATGTTTAGTTCTCTGGGCAACACAACCCTTGAGATTCCCAGGTTTTTGGCCAAAGCCAACCCGGATTTTAAGCTTAGATCTCCCAGGGTCGATAAATGTATTTCTCCTCTATAATCTACCTGCCGGGCCAGGTTAACAAGGCTCAAGTCAGAGATAATTAAGGCATCGGGATGAACATATTGGTTCAAGCGATCCAAAAGGCGGCCAGCGCTGTCCAGGTCATCTTCCTTGACCAGCGTGTTTAAGGCCACATAGACTTTGATTCCTCTGGTGTGGGCTAGCTCTGTTAGCCCTGCGAGCTGACTGATGGAGAAATTTTCAGCCTCCATGCGCGCGGAAAAGTGCTTTAGACCGCAATAGATGGCATCGGCCCCCGCAGCTATGGCTGCCAGGAAGGAGTCTTCACTCCCTGCCGGGGCCAGAATTTCCGGGCGGCTCTGAGTTGTGGGTTCTGGGTTATGAGTGCGGTCAAAAGTCATGGAAACTCCTGTCAATTCCGAGTGTTGAAATTCAGCTTCAAAAATTCTGAAATTCCTTTAACTTAAGAAAATCATGGCCGTTTTTTGATTTCCTTCACTATATCACTGTCTCACTTACATTCAAGGCTTCTCGTACAAAAAACAGCGCACCCTATGATTTGGTGAAATCGTGGCCCAGGATGGTTTTTTGTGTGTACAAATGTCCATTTTTTGTGGGCAACGAGGATGAAAGCTGCATCCTGATGGTGGGTTTATAGGGCTTGGAAGTTCAAAGTATGTGTTAGTGTTTGTGTCAGTGCTGGTATTGGGGATGGTGGCGGTTTGTATTTCAGGGTCAGGAATGGGGATAGCCTTGATCAGGGCCTGCGTATAAGGATGTTTGGGGGACGAGTAGAGTTCTTTTTTGCTGGCTATCTCCACCAGTCCTCCGAGATACATAACCGCTATGCGCTGGCAAAGATACTTGACCACAGCCAGATCGTGGGAAATGAATAAATATGTCAAATTGAACTCTGTTTGCAATCTTTTTAAAAGCTTAAGTATCTGGGCCTGCACAGATACATCCAGGGCAGAGACCGGTTCATCACAGACAATCAGTCTGGGGTTAAGGCTGATGGCCCTGGCTATGGCTATCCTCTGTCTTTGTCCTCCGCTGAATTCATGGGGATAGCGGTTAAGGTGTTCAGATGAAAGGCCCACTTGAGCGGCCAGCTCTAGAACCTTGTCCTGGATATCTTTTGGGGTACCTATTTTGTTGATTTTTAAAGGCTCGGCAATGATATCTTTTACTTTTTGCCGTGGATTTAGCGATGAAAAGGGGTCCTGAAAAATCATCTGTATATCCCGGGGAGAAAATTTTCGGGGCCAGGAAAGTTCCTGGCCATACCAGAAGATTTGACCCTGTGTAGGCCGCTCCAACCCGCAGATGATCTTGCCCAGGGTAGATTTGCCGCACCCGGATTCGCCAACAAGACCAATAGTTTCTCCAGGATAGATATCCAGGTTAATATCCTTGACGGCTTTTAACTCGAGCCTTTTTTTGTTTAAAAGGCCTTTTTTTACCGTGTATATCTTACTGATGTTTTTAAGGGATAATAATGGAGTTGTTGAGTTCATTGAGTTTTTGGTTAAATAGTTAAATAGGTTAATTGGTTTTAGAGCCTGTGGCCGAACCTTTATATCAACTCAATTTCCATGGTTTATTCTAGTCTTGGTTTCTTTCATGCTGCTACAAAGACTTGGACCCATCTAAAGTTTGCTTGCGGACAGAGCATAATGGGATACTTTGGGTAAACAAATATTCTTTTTATTATCGATAGTTATGGTCAATATCGCAAAATATTTAGCCCACTCATCTCGATGCTCTGTTTTTCCGCAAGGTTCATTAAGATTGGGTTACCCAAGCCGTTTGTAATGCATTTCAGAAACCAGGACTTTCAATCAGCGCTTGAGATAGGGTTTGGCCACAGGCTCTTTAATGGTTAAATTGGTTGAAATTCCAATTCACCTTTTAACCTAATTAACCTCTTCGACTCTTAATTTTTATCATTTTACCCTGTCTCGCATTAATAAAGCCAGCATTTAACTTTTCTTGTCTGAGAGTGGGAGAGTAAAGGCGGTTCTTTTTGCTGACAAATGGTTTTTTTAAATTTACACCGGGGATGAAAA encodes the following:
- a CDS encoding ABC transporter ATP-binding protein — encoded protein: MNSTTPLLSLKNISKIYTVKKGLLNKKRLELKAVKDINLDIYPGETIGLVGESGCGKSTLGKIICGLERPTQGQIFWYGQELSWPRKFSPRDIQMIFQDPFSSLNPRQKVKDIIAEPLKINKIGTPKDIQDKVLELAAQVGLSSEHLNRYPHEFSGGQRQRIAIARAISLNPRLIVCDEPVSALDVSVQAQILKLLKRLQTEFNLTYLFISHDLAVVKYLCQRIAVMYLGGLVEIASKKELYSSPKHPYTQALIKAIPIPDPEIQTATIPNTSTDTNTNTYFELPSPINPPSGCSFHPRCPQKMDICTHKKPSWATISPNHRVRCFLYEKP
- a CDS encoding peptidase U32 family protein, whose protein sequence is MTFDRTHNPEPTTQSRPEILAPAGSEDSFLAAIAAGADAIYCGLKHFSARMEAENFSISQLAGLTELAHTRGIKVYVALNTLVKEDDLDSAGRLLDRLNQYVHPDALIISDLSLVNLARQVDYRGEIHLSTLGDLSLKSGLALAKNLGISRVVLPRELNIDEIKALASDSPIDLEIFVHGALCYAVSGRCYWSSFLGGKSGLRGRCVQPCRRLYTYKGIRQRFFSCLDLSLDVLTKPLLSIPRIKSWKIEGRKKGPHYVYYTVRAYQILRDHKDAQMKKMALELLDQALGRNRTHYYFLPQRPYNPIAPKNQSGSGKFIGKVQGPAEKPFFTPREELIPGDLLRVGFEDEKGHHLVKIRKRIPKRGKFHLSKKVTKNTPIFLIDRQEPELTSKIKALKEKLGSLETEKQGIKVLSSNFKPHIPQPKKSKSKHATASLDLNIFRQPVRTTSKAPLGYWLSLDFKKGVQFKAITNKWFVLPPVIWPGEEKAWQKLIEHLVKKRARNFILNAIWQMGLFPKNKKLNLWAGPFCNTSNSLTILTLKQVGFAGAIVSPELERDSFLALPEHSPLPLGIVLKGLWPLCISRTFSDDLKTREPFTSPKQETAWAITYDKNYYLFPNWEINLSEYKNILSQAGYSLFIYIHEPIPPKIKLKKRAGLWNWKHKLL